One stretch of Trichocoleus desertorum ATA4-8-CV12 DNA includes these proteins:
- a CDS encoding excisionase family protein has protein sequence MSFSFCNKHVLAQRLGYSHHTLKTIRQRGDWIEGVHYVRPNANSRVIRYNLELCLHWLANQHNIEAHRKEIERYLMSLQGEKLRKAKE, from the coding sequence ATGTCTTTTTCATTCTGCAACAAACATGTTCTTGCCCAACGACTTGGATACAGTCATCACACTCTAAAAACGATTCGACAACGTGGTGACTGGATTGAAGGCGTACATTACGTCAGACCGAACGCCAATTCGAGGGTGATCCGCTACAACCTTGAGCTGTGCCTGCATTGGCTTGCTAACCAGCACAATATTGAGGCGCATCGTAAGGAAATTGAGCGTTATTTGATGAGTTTGCAGGGAGAAAAACTGCGAAAAGCAAAAGAGTGA